DNA from Massilia antarctica:
TCATTTGCATTTACGGTATTGACATTTCTGTGGCGCAAGGTATGCGCGATCCATGACGTCGCGGCTGGCCGTACGCTGGCCGTCATGGCATGCTGGAATCAAACGGGGGAGGGAAGAGGGCGCATCGACGATGCGCCGGAGGAGGGCGGAAGGTCCGCCTTGCCCTTATTTCTTGTAATAGCCCGCGGAGAGGATGATGTCGTCGACTTTTTCAATATAGGCCGACTTGGCTTGCAGCTGCTTGGTGACGGGATTGACCCATTTATAGTCGACCCAGCCACTGCCCGGACTGGCGGCCTTGGCCACGATTTCCTTCATGAAGTACTTATCGTCCGCATCCTTCAAGTCGATGATGTTCTTGCCCACCATCTTGGGATTGGCGCCGTGCGCCAGGACGGTGGCCTTGGCATCCCAGACGCTCAGGTACAAGTCGCCGCTCACGAATTGACCCTTGCTGTTGCCCACTTCGGCAAGCAGCTTGTCCTTCCCGTTCGCCTTCACGAAAGCGACACCGCGTTTCACCAGCGCCGATGCTTCCTCCGCCGTGGCCGGTTCGGCCGCCAGGGCGGGTAGCGCGAACGCGAATGACGCGACGACGCCAAGGACACCCTTGATAAACATTGTCATAACCTTACTCCTTGAAGTGATGGGGAATATGCGTCTGGCATGCTTGTCGATGGTGTACCGGGCAATGGCAAAAGTCAACCGGCACAGGCTGTCTCGCCTGCGAGGCGAGCCGGGCTGCTACGCCGAACGGACGGTGGCGAGCCGCTTCAAGACCAGCTCGCGAAAGTCCGCGGCGCCGGGAAAGTGCAGGCAGGTTTCCAGGTCGGCGACGGCGGCCGGGCGGTTGCCCATCGCGTAATGCACATTGGCCCGGTTGTAGTAGGTGTACGGATACTGCGGATCGAGTTGCGCGGCCCTGGAAAAATAGCCGAGCGCCTTGTCGTACTCGGCCTGTTCCAGGCAGATCGTGCCGGCCGTGCTGTAGGCGGACGCTTCGTCATAGCCGAGCGCGAATGCACGGTCCAGGTCGGCCATGGCCAGGTCGAACTGCTTTTGCATGGCCCAGGCGGTGCCGCGGTCGGCGTAGCCCTGCATATTGTCGGGATCGACCGCGATCACGTCATTGAACAAACCCATGGCGTCCTCGGTACGGCCCTGGGCAAGAAAAGCGCGCGCGCGCAGGCAAAACGGCATCAGGTCCAGCTTTTGTGTAGTCATTTTCAGGCTCCGGGACAGCCACGCCGCGGCGTGGCAGCTGTCCTCATTCAATTAATCAAGGGCGCGGCGTGCGATCCTTCAAGCGCTGTGCGCGATCAGGCCGCTCAGATAGGTCTCGAAAGCGTCGAATTTGATGGCGCTGGCATACGGCCGCGCAGGATCCTGGC
Protein-coding regions in this window:
- a CDS encoding cache domain-containing protein, which codes for MTMFIKGVLGVVASFAFALPALAAEPATAEEASALVKRGVAFVKANGKDKLLAEVGNSKGQFVSGDLYLSVWDAKATVLAHGANPKMVGKNIIDLKDADDKYFMKEIVAKAASPGSGWVDYKWVNPVTKQLQAKSAYIEKVDDIILSAGYYKK
- a CDS encoding tetratricopeptide repeat protein translates to MTTQKLDLMPFCLRARAFLAQGRTEDAMGLFNDVIAVDPDNMQGYADRGTAWAMQKQFDLAMADLDRAFALGYDEASAYSTAGTICLEQAEYDKALGYFSRAAQLDPQYPYTYYNRANVHYAMGNRPAAVADLETCLHFPGAADFRELVLKRLATVRSA